A genome region from Hevea brasiliensis isolate MT/VB/25A 57/8 chromosome 9, ASM3005281v1, whole genome shotgun sequence includes the following:
- the LOC110647520 gene encoding zinc finger protein 4 gives MKPTIDLEVEAFSENDSEVNSQVASNLSIHENSAGPSNDSLTNCSNLTNAIAATSVSEPVSLDLTLCFNDDELEKRGSMGLSLSSTGESSNEPVTRTAAAAMPRVFSCNYCRRKFFSSQALGGHQNAHKRERTIAKRAMRMGIFSERHVSLASLPLHGSSFRSLGIKAHSSVHQDISPPVRPQDNRNSARFDQGYFGLPIFVDDDEAELLWPGSFRQVAEADDTHQSFVVTGNSNVNFLGETPSADSGNSMPDLTLKL, from the coding sequence ATGAAACCTACCATTGATCTTGAAGTGGAGGCCTTCTCTGAAAATGATTCCGAGGTCAACAGCCAAGTAGCTTCCAACTTATCCATCCATGAAAATTCTGCGGGTCCCTCCAATGACAGCCTCACTAACTGTTCCAATCTCACAAATGCCATAGCTGCTACTTCCGTTTCAGAACCAGTTTCCCTAGATTTAACCCTTTGTTTCAATGATGATGAATTAGAGAAAAGAGGGTCAATGGGACTCTCTTTGTCAAGCACTGGCGAGAGTAGCAATGAACCTGTAACTCGTACAGCTGCAGCAGCCATGCCACGAGTTTTTTCGTGCAATTATTGTCGGCGGAAATTCTTCAGCTCACAGGCACTTGGTGGTCACCAGAATGCACATAAGAGGGAGAGAACAATAGCAAAGCGGGCAATGAGGATGGGCATTTTTTCTGAAAGGCATGTCAGCCTGGCATCTCTGCCTTTACATGGATCTTCATTTAGGTCCCTGGGAATCAAAGCACACTCTTCAGTACATCAGGATATTTCACCACCAGTAAGGCCACAAGATAACAGAAATAGTGCAAGATTTGATCAGGGGTACTTTGGGTTGCCAATATTCGTGGACGATGATGAGGCAGAGCTGTTATGGCCAGGTAGTTTCCGCCAGGTAGCTGAGGCAGATGATACACATCAAAGTTTTGTAGTCACAGGAAATTCAAATGTGAATTTTttaggggaaactccatcagcAGACTCAGGCAATTCCATGCCAGACCTCACATTGAAACTTTGA
- the LOC110647519 gene encoding receptor protein kinase TMK1 isoform X1 produces MEKRACLSCKLLLVLLSGFSSIFVIVNSQVTPSEDVAVMLALKKSLNVPDSLGWSDPDPCNWNHVGCSDEKRITRIQIGRQNLQGTLPSNLQNLTQLVRLELQWNNISGPLPSLNGLSSLRVIMLTGNQFTSIPSDFFSGLSSLQAVEIDNNPFSSWVIPESIKNASALQNFSANSANISGSIPDFFGPDVFPGLTILHLAFNELEGGLPASFSGSQIQSLWLNGQMSEAKLTGTIDVIQNMTSLKEVWLHSNEFTGPLPDFSGLKDLQVLSIRDNSFTGPVPLSLMNLESLNVVNLTNNFFQGPIPVFKISVSVDMTKDSNSFCLPSPGECDSRVNTLLLIVKSMGYPQRFAQSWKGNDPCADWIGITCTQGNITVVNFQKMGLTGTISPEFVSLKSLQRLVLDGNNLTGSIPQVLTTLPALKELDVSNNLLSGKIPVFKSNVMVNTDGNPDIGKEVNSSTSPGSPSAAPSTNTGSGSSGGSGNGGKKSSTTIGVIVFSVIGGVLLIILIGFMSFCLYKKKQKPFCRVQSPNAMVIHPRHSGSDNESVKITVAGSSVSVGAISETHTIPASEQGDIQMVEAGNMVISIQVLRNVTNNFSEDNILGQGGFGVVYKGELHDGTKIAVKRMESGIISGKGLAEFKSEIAVLTKVRHRHLVALLGYCLDGNEKLLVYEFMPQGTLSRYLFNWTDEGLKPLEWTKRLTIALDVARGVEYLHGLAHQSFIHRDLKPSNILLGDDMRAKVADFGLVRLAPEGKGSIETRIAGTFGYLAPEYAVTGRVTTKVDIFSFGVILMELITGRKALDDSQPEESMHLVTWFRRMHLNKDSFRKAIDPAIDLDEETLASISTVAELAGHCCAREPYQRPDMGHAVNVLSSLVELWKPADQNPEDIYGIDLEMSLPQVLEKWQAFEGRSNLESSSSSLLPSLDNTQTSIPTRPYGFAESFTSADGR; encoded by the exons ATGGAGAAGAGAGCTTGTCTCAGTTGCAAGCTTTTACTTGTCTTACTTTCTGggttttcttcaatttttgtaATTGTCAACTCTCAAGTTACCCCAAGTGAAGATGTTGCAGTTATGCTTGCCCTCAAGAAAAGCCTCAATGTACCTGATTCTCTTGGATGGTCTGACCCGGACCCCTGTAACTGGAACCATGTTGGCTGCTCTGATGAAAAACGGATCACCCGGATCCAAATTGGTCGACAAAACCTTCAAGGTACGCTTCCTTCAAATCTCCAAAACCTTACTCAACTAGTGCGCTTAGAGCTCCAATGGAACAACATCTCGGGTCCTTTACCTAGTTTAAATGGATTAAGCTCACTACGAGTGATAATGCTAACTGGGAATCAGTTTACCTCGATTCCTAGTGATTTCTTCTCTGGCTTGTCTTCTCTTCAGGCTGTGGAGATTGATAATAATCCATTTTCCTCCTGGGTAATCCCTGAAAGTATTAAAAACGCTTCTGCTTTGCAGAATTTCTCCGCAAATTCGGCAAACATATCTGGGTCAATACCAGATTTTTTTGGCCCAGATGTTTTTCCGGGTCTAACCATTCTGCACTTGGCCTTCAATGAGCTTGAAGGCGGGTTGCCTGCGAGCTTTTCCGGGTCACAAATCCAGTCTTTGTGGCTCAATGGACAGATGAGTGAAGCCAAGCTTACTGGTACAATTGATGTTATACAGAACATGACTTCGTTGAAGGAAGTTTGGTTACATTCTAATGAGTTTACGGGTCCTTTGCCGGACTTTTCGGGTTTGAAAGATTTGCAGGTCTTGAGTATAAGGGACAATTCATTCACGGGCCCTGTtcctttgtctttaatgaatcttGAGTCTTTAAATGTAGTGAATTTGACAAATAATTTCTTTCAAGGGCCTATACCTGTGTTCAAGATCTCAGTCTCTGTTGATATGACCAAGGATTCAAATAGTTTTTGTTTGCCAAGTCCTGGTGAATGCGATTCCAGGGTTAACACGTTGCTTCTGATTGTAAAATCCATGGGTTACCCACAAAGGTTTGCTCAGAGTTGGAAGGGGAATGATCCTTGTGCAGATTGGATTGGAATTACTTGTACTCAAGGGAACATCACTGTTGTAAACTTCCAGAAGATGGGCCTTACAGGAACGATTTCCCCCGAGTTTGTTTCACTTAAATCGTTGCAAAGATTGGTTCTTGATGGTAATAATCTCACAGGTTCTATTCCGCAGGTGCTTACTACTCTGCCTGCACTCAAGGAACTTGATGTGTCAAACAATCTTCTTTCTGGGAAAATTCCAGTTTTCAAGAGTAATGTGATGGTGAATACTGATGGTAATCCAGATATAGGGAAGGAAGTTAATAGTTCTACATCTCCAGGTTCGCCATCAGCTGCTCCATCAACAAACACAGGTTCTGGAAGTAGTGGTGGCTCTGGAAATGGTGGCAAGAAATCTTCTACTACGATTGGAGTAATTGTGTTCTCTGTCATTGGAGGTGTACTTTTGATAATCTTGATTGGCTTTATGAGTTTCTGCCTATATAAGAAGAAACAAAAGCCATTTTGCAGAGTGCAGAGCCCAAATGCAATGGTGATCCATCCTCGACATTCTGGATCTGATAATGAGAGTGTAAAGATTACAGTTGCTGGCTCAAGTGTCAGTGTGGGTGCAATTAGCGAGACACATACTATTCCCGCAAGCGAGCAAGGTGATATTCAAATGGTTGAAGCAGGGAACATGGTCATTTCTATTCAAGTCTTGAGAAATGTTACAAACAATTTTAGTGAGGATAATATACTGGGTCAAGGAGGTTTTGGAGTAGTCTACAAAGGTGAATTGCATGATGGTACAAAAATTGCTGTCAAGAGAATGGAGTCAGGGATCATAAGTGGGAAGGGACTAGCTGAGTTTAAGTCTGAGATTGCTGTTCTGACCAAGGTTAGGCACCGGCATCTTGTTGCTCTTCTTGGGTACTGCTTGGATGGTAATGAGAAGCttcttgtttatgaatttatgccaCAAGGGACACTCAGTAGGTATCTTTTCAACTGGACAGATGAAGGACTAAAACCACTGGAGTGGACAAAGAGGTTGACCATAGCCTTGGATGTAGCAAGGGGTGTTGAGTACCTTCATGGTTTGGCACATCAAAGTTTTATACATAGGGACTTGAAACCCTCAAACATTCTTCTTGGGGATGATATGAGGGCGAAGGTTGCAGATTTTGGTCTTGTACGCCTTGCACCAGAGGGTAAAGGCTCAATTGAAACACGAATTGCTGGAACTTTCGGATACTTGGCACCAGAATATGCAG TTACTGGTCGGGTGACGACCAAAGTGGATATTTTCAGTTTTGGGGTGATATTGATGGAGCTTATAACAGGTAGAAAAGCTCTTGACGATAGCCAGCCTGAGGAAAGCATGCATCTTGTAACTTGGTTCCGCAGGATGCACCTCAACAAGGACTCCTTCCGTAAGGCCATTGACCCTGCAATTGACCTCGATGAGGAAACACTTGCCAGCATCAGCACTGTTGCAGAGTTGGCAGGCCACTGCTGTGCAAGAGAGCCTTATCAAAGGCCCGACATGGGGCATGCTGTCAATGTGTTATCTTCTCTTGTGGAGCTCTGGAAACCAGCTGACCAAAATCCTGAAGACATATATGGCATTGATCTTGAAATGTCCTTGCCACAAGTACTTGAGAAGTGGCAAGCTTTTGAAGGTAGAAGCAACTTGGAGTCCTCATCTTCTTCACTTCTCCCTAGCTTAGACAATACTCAGACCAGTATTCCCACACGTCCATATGGGTTCGCCGAGTCATTTACTTCAGCAGATGGAAGATAA
- the LOC110647519 gene encoding receptor protein kinase TMK1 isoform X2 — MYLILLDGLTRTPVTGTMLAALMKNGSPGSKLVDKTFKNFSANSANISGSIPDFFGPDVFPGLTILHLAFNELEGGLPASFSGSQIQSLWLNGQMSEAKLTGTIDVIQNMTSLKEVWLHSNEFTGPLPDFSGLKDLQVLSIRDNSFTGPVPLSLMNLESLNVVNLTNNFFQGPIPVFKISVSVDMTKDSNSFCLPSPGECDSRVNTLLLIVKSMGYPQRFAQSWKGNDPCADWIGITCTQGNITVVNFQKMGLTGTISPEFVSLKSLQRLVLDGNNLTGSIPQVLTTLPALKELDVSNNLLSGKIPVFKSNVMVNTDGNPDIGKEVNSSTSPGSPSAAPSTNTGSGSSGGSGNGGKKSSTTIGVIVFSVIGGVLLIILIGFMSFCLYKKKQKPFCRVQSPNAMVIHPRHSGSDNESVKITVAGSSVSVGAISETHTIPASEQGDIQMVEAGNMVISIQVLRNVTNNFSEDNILGQGGFGVVYKGELHDGTKIAVKRMESGIISGKGLAEFKSEIAVLTKVRHRHLVALLGYCLDGNEKLLVYEFMPQGTLSRYLFNWTDEGLKPLEWTKRLTIALDVARGVEYLHGLAHQSFIHRDLKPSNILLGDDMRAKVADFGLVRLAPEGKGSIETRIAGTFGYLAPEYAVTGRVTTKVDIFSFGVILMELITGRKALDDSQPEESMHLVTWFRRMHLNKDSFRKAIDPAIDLDEETLASISTVAELAGHCCAREPYQRPDMGHAVNVLSSLVELWKPADQNPEDIYGIDLEMSLPQVLEKWQAFEGRSNLESSSSSLLPSLDNTQTSIPTRPYGFAESFTSADGR; from the exons ATGTACCTGATTCTCTTGGATGGTCTGACCCGGACCCCTGTAACTGGAACCATGTTGGCTGCTCTGATGAAAAACGGATCACCCGGATCCAAATTGGTCGACAAAACCTTCAAG AATTTCTCCGCAAATTCGGCAAACATATCTGGGTCAATACCAGATTTTTTTGGCCCAGATGTTTTTCCGGGTCTAACCATTCTGCACTTGGCCTTCAATGAGCTTGAAGGCGGGTTGCCTGCGAGCTTTTCCGGGTCACAAATCCAGTCTTTGTGGCTCAATGGACAGATGAGTGAAGCCAAGCTTACTGGTACAATTGATGTTATACAGAACATGACTTCGTTGAAGGAAGTTTGGTTACATTCTAATGAGTTTACGGGTCCTTTGCCGGACTTTTCGGGTTTGAAAGATTTGCAGGTCTTGAGTATAAGGGACAATTCATTCACGGGCCCTGTtcctttgtctttaatgaatcttGAGTCTTTAAATGTAGTGAATTTGACAAATAATTTCTTTCAAGGGCCTATACCTGTGTTCAAGATCTCAGTCTCTGTTGATATGACCAAGGATTCAAATAGTTTTTGTTTGCCAAGTCCTGGTGAATGCGATTCCAGGGTTAACACGTTGCTTCTGATTGTAAAATCCATGGGTTACCCACAAAGGTTTGCTCAGAGTTGGAAGGGGAATGATCCTTGTGCAGATTGGATTGGAATTACTTGTACTCAAGGGAACATCACTGTTGTAAACTTCCAGAAGATGGGCCTTACAGGAACGATTTCCCCCGAGTTTGTTTCACTTAAATCGTTGCAAAGATTGGTTCTTGATGGTAATAATCTCACAGGTTCTATTCCGCAGGTGCTTACTACTCTGCCTGCACTCAAGGAACTTGATGTGTCAAACAATCTTCTTTCTGGGAAAATTCCAGTTTTCAAGAGTAATGTGATGGTGAATACTGATGGTAATCCAGATATAGGGAAGGAAGTTAATAGTTCTACATCTCCAGGTTCGCCATCAGCTGCTCCATCAACAAACACAGGTTCTGGAAGTAGTGGTGGCTCTGGAAATGGTGGCAAGAAATCTTCTACTACGATTGGAGTAATTGTGTTCTCTGTCATTGGAGGTGTACTTTTGATAATCTTGATTGGCTTTATGAGTTTCTGCCTATATAAGAAGAAACAAAAGCCATTTTGCAGAGTGCAGAGCCCAAATGCAATGGTGATCCATCCTCGACATTCTGGATCTGATAATGAGAGTGTAAAGATTACAGTTGCTGGCTCAAGTGTCAGTGTGGGTGCAATTAGCGAGACACATACTATTCCCGCAAGCGAGCAAGGTGATATTCAAATGGTTGAAGCAGGGAACATGGTCATTTCTATTCAAGTCTTGAGAAATGTTACAAACAATTTTAGTGAGGATAATATACTGGGTCAAGGAGGTTTTGGAGTAGTCTACAAAGGTGAATTGCATGATGGTACAAAAATTGCTGTCAAGAGAATGGAGTCAGGGATCATAAGTGGGAAGGGACTAGCTGAGTTTAAGTCTGAGATTGCTGTTCTGACCAAGGTTAGGCACCGGCATCTTGTTGCTCTTCTTGGGTACTGCTTGGATGGTAATGAGAAGCttcttgtttatgaatttatgccaCAAGGGACACTCAGTAGGTATCTTTTCAACTGGACAGATGAAGGACTAAAACCACTGGAGTGGACAAAGAGGTTGACCATAGCCTTGGATGTAGCAAGGGGTGTTGAGTACCTTCATGGTTTGGCACATCAAAGTTTTATACATAGGGACTTGAAACCCTCAAACATTCTTCTTGGGGATGATATGAGGGCGAAGGTTGCAGATTTTGGTCTTGTACGCCTTGCACCAGAGGGTAAAGGCTCAATTGAAACACGAATTGCTGGAACTTTCGGATACTTGGCACCAGAATATGCAG TTACTGGTCGGGTGACGACCAAAGTGGATATTTTCAGTTTTGGGGTGATATTGATGGAGCTTATAACAGGTAGAAAAGCTCTTGACGATAGCCAGCCTGAGGAAAGCATGCATCTTGTAACTTGGTTCCGCAGGATGCACCTCAACAAGGACTCCTTCCGTAAGGCCATTGACCCTGCAATTGACCTCGATGAGGAAACACTTGCCAGCATCAGCACTGTTGCAGAGTTGGCAGGCCACTGCTGTGCAAGAGAGCCTTATCAAAGGCCCGACATGGGGCATGCTGTCAATGTGTTATCTTCTCTTGTGGAGCTCTGGAAACCAGCTGACCAAAATCCTGAAGACATATATGGCATTGATCTTGAAATGTCCTTGCCACAAGTACTTGAGAAGTGGCAAGCTTTTGAAGGTAGAAGCAACTTGGAGTCCTCATCTTCTTCACTTCTCCCTAGCTTAGACAATACTCAGACCAGTATTCCCACACGTCCATATGGGTTCGCCGAGTCATTTACTTCAGCAGATGGAAGATAA
- the LOC110647521 gene encoding U-box domain-containing protein 21 has product MMLSWRRRRDTARLARKSKLNDDDSHDNLEMEILVPIHFRCPISLDLMKDPVTLSTGITYDRESIEKWIEDGNQTCPVTNQVLLSIDQIPNHFIRKMIQDWCVENRSYGIERIPTPRIPVSPYEVSDICKRIVAATQRGDHKKCKELVLKIKYWGKESERNKRCIVDNGAGCVLAAAFESFAQAISSSSTVEKYADLLVEILSVLVWMFPLGGEGQTKLGSVISLRCMLWLLKSNGDLSARQSAVLVLKELLSLDQKHVNTLVEIEGVIQALVELIKEPICPASSKASLMVIFYMISPSAISHKIASIFVELGLVSLIIEVLVDGDKSICEKALGVLDHVCDSKEGREKAYENALIIPVLFQKILASELASKFSVSILWKLCKNEKREEGGVVAEALQLKVSALQKLLILLQVGCDESTKEKVTELLKLLNLCRTKLDCIGSSMDFRYLKKSY; this is encoded by the coding sequence ATGATGTTATCTTGGAGGAGAAGAAGAGATACGGCTCGTCTTGCAAGAAAGAGCAAGCTCAACGATGATGATTCCCACGATAATTTGGAGATGGAAATCTTGGTTCCAATTCATTTCCGGTGCCCGATTTCTCTTGACTTGATGAAAGATCCGGTTACTTTGTCGACGGGGATCACTTATGATCGAGAAAGCATTGAAAAGTGGATAGAAGATGGTAACCAGACTTGTCCTGTTACTAACCAGGTTTTGTTGAGCATCGATCAAATACCAAACCATTTCATACGCAAGATGATCCAAGACTGGTGTGTTGAGAATCGATCTTATGGGATTGAAAGAATTCCTACTCCTCGTATTCCGGTCTCGCCGTACGAGGTTTCAGATATTTGTAAGAGAATTGTAGCGGCAACCCAACGTGGGGATCATAAGAAGTGTAAAGAATTGGTGTTGAAGATCAAGTACTGGGGAAAGGAAAGCGAACGAAATAAAAGGTGTATTGTGGATAATGGAGCTGGTTGTGTATTAGCAGCTGCTTTTGAGTCATTTGCACAAGCAATAAGTAGCTCTTCTACGGTGGAGAAATATGCAGATTTGTTGGTAGAGATATTATCAGTCCTCGTATGGATGTTTCCGCTTGGTGGAGAAGGCCAAACCAAGCTAGGATCAGTGATTTCTTTACGTTGCATGTTATGGCTTTTGAAGAGTAACGGAGACCTTTCAGCTAGACAAAGTGCAGTTTTGGTACTTAAAGAGCTTCTTTCTTTAGATCAAAAGCATGTAAATACCTTGGTGGAGATAGAAGGAGTTATTCAAGCACTAGTCGAGTTAATCAAGGAGCCAATTTGCCCAGCTTCCTCGAAGGCTTCATTAATGGTTATATTCTACATGATATCTCCTTCAGCAATCAGCCACAAGATTGCATCAATATTTGTGGAACTGGGTTTGGTCTCTCTGATTATAGAGGTTCTTGTTGATGGAGATAAAAGCATATGTGAAAAGGCTTTGGGCGTTTTGGACCATGTTTGTGACTCCAAAGAAGGGAGAGAAAAGGCGTATGAGAATGCTCTAATCATTCCTGTGTTGTTTCAGAAGATTTTAGCATCAGAATTGGCATCAAAATTCTCAGTGTCAATTCTCTGGAAGCTTTGCAAGAATGAGAAGAGAGAGGAAGGAGGTGTTGTAGCTGAAGCACTTCAACTTAAAGTGAGTGCATTACAGAAGCTACTAATACTCTTACAGGTTGGTTGTGATGAAAGCACGAAAGAGAAGGTTACtgagttgttgaaattgttgaATCTTTGCAGAACTAAGTTAGACTGTATTGGTTCCTCAATGGATTTCAGATATCTCAAGAAATCCTACTGA
- the LOC110647522 gene encoding probable methyltransferase At1g29790 → MDSPHKPKSLSTKLFFLFLLLSTNLLTLFLSSTFYSSCSLNPLTTATTAAATSITTIDTSSTNSGSATKGYDFDSSQDLPSEFLAFTSGQVLPFGFNTNFDSDTIYPPVGKACTLFPNELHRFMTYKVNGSCPDDELLAQKLLLKGCEPLPRRRCRPAAQPDYEEPYPLPTSLWTTPPNSSVVWTAYTCKDYSCLINRYRTQKGFDDCKDCFDLEGREKTRWAEKQSNGGGGLDFSIDEVLATKKPGTIRIGLDIGGGIATFAVRMMARNITIVTTSMNLNGPFNNFIASRGIVPLYISISQKLPFFDNTLDIVHSMHVLSNWIPTTLLHFLMFDIYRVLRPGGLFWLDHFFCVGEQLEEVYGPLIESIGFNKLKWVVGRKLDRGPELQEMYLSALLEKPLKNSW, encoded by the coding sequence ATGGATTCCCCTCATAAACCAAAGTCTCTCTCCACCAAactctttttccttttccttctcTTGTCCACAAATCTACTTACTTTGTTCCTTTCCTCCACCTTCTACTCCTCTTGCTCTCTCAACCCCCTCACCACCGCCACCACAGCTGCTGCCACTTCTATTACCACCATAGATACTAGTTCTACTAACTCTGGCTCGGCTACTAAAGGATACGATTTTGATTCCTCTCAAGACCTCCCATCTGAATTCCTGGCCTTCACTTCTGGCCAAGTTCTTCCATTTGGTTTCAACACAAACTTTGATTCTGACACCATCTACCCACCAGTTGGCAAAGCTTGCACTCTCTTTCCCAATGAACTCCACCGCTTCATGACCTACAAGGTAAATGGATCCTGCCCGGATGATGAGCTTCTAGCACAAAAGCTGCTCCTCAAAGGCTGTGAGCCTCTCCCTCGCCGCCGCTGCCGGCCAGCTGCGCAGCCAGATTATGAAGAACCCTATCCTCTGCCTACCAGCCTATGGACCACGCCCCCAAATTCATCAGTCGTGTGGACTGCCTACACCTGCAAAGATTACTCATGTCTCATCAACCGGTATCGAACGCAAAAGGGCTTCGATGATTGCAAAGATTGCTTTGATCTTGAAGGCAGAGAAAAAACTCGTTGGGCTGAGAAACAGAGCAATGGAGGAGGAGGACTTGACTTCTCTATTGATGAAGTATTAGCAACGAAGAAACCTGGCACGATCAGAATCGGACTTGACATTGGAGGTGGAATAGCTACATTCGCAGTGAGAATGATGGCAAGAAACATAACAATTGTAACAACATCAATGAATTTGAATGGTCCATTCAATAATTTCATAGCTTCAAGAGGGATAGTGCCTCTTTATATAAGCATCTCACAGAAGCTTCCATTCTTCGATAACACCTTGGATATTGTACACTCAATGCATGTATTGAGCAACTGGATTCCAACAACTTTGCTTCATTTCTTGATGTTTGATATCTATAGGGTGCTCAGGCCTGGTGGGTTGTTTTGGCTAGATCATTTCTTCTGTGTGGGTGAGCAGTTGGAGGAGGTCTATGGACCACTTATTGAGAGCATTGGATTCAACAAGTTGAAGTGGGTTGTAGGGAGGAAGCTTGATCGTGGACCAGAGCTCCAAGAGATGTACCTCTCAGCTTTGTTGGAGAAGCCATTGAAGAATTcttggtga